ATCCTCCAGCGCCTGTTAACCAACCTCCTCCAGCTCTTGCTGACCAGACACCTCCTGATCAGACAGGAGAAGATTTGACAAACATTGTGCTTAGTTCGGCCAAGGATACACTGACTAAGCTATCGAGGCACCGATGCAGCCGAGAGGCCATCATCGGTACCGACTCCATGGAGGTCGACCAGATCATTAACCGCGCGCTTAACGAAGTGCTCAGCGTAAGTTTCCATTTACTGCTgagctttatttatttatcttgtcATTTTATTTCTACTAACAGTTTTACCTTCTTGTTGATCGCAGGGAGTTCTAACCATGAGCGCTAGCTGGCGTCGCTTGGGAGCCCTGACTGCTCAATATGAGAAGAGACTTGGTGAGCAGCTTAAGGCATCCGAGGACAGACATGCTGAGGAGCTTGAAGCGTCCAAGGCCAGACACGCTGAGGCGCTTAAGATGGCTGAGGCAAAATACACCAAGCAGCTCGAGGCAGCCAAGAAGAAAAACGCTGAGCTGCTCAAACAGAAGGGTAAGCTGGTCGAAGAGCTGAAACAGCACCAGGCTACTTTGATCAAAGCCATCAAAActaaagagaagtacaaggaggcttctTTGCTTAATTTTAAGGAAGCCTCTAAGCTTCAAGATGATCTGGTCATCAGAAGAAAGGAGACTGAGAGGTTGGAGGAATGcgtcaaagagctcgaggagaccaatgccagtaacctggagaggtacaaggggGCCACTTTCAGatgcttttatatgttctggaagcataaccaCAAGGTGGACTTCAGCTATCTCTCAGAGCGTATGAGGCAGACTGAGATAAACAGGTGCCTGGCCCGCCTTGAAGAGGAAGAGCGAGTGAGAGTTCCAGGATCCCCTGAAATCTCTTTGGCTACGGGCATCAAGGGCGTAGATGAGGAAATTGGGGCCTCCGTCGACCAGCaaactcctcaagatcctccggcttcataatattttttttgtaatttgggACACACGGACCTCGGTTCGTAGTGTCAAGACAATATAacctttgctgcacgggcaactttttcttttaaacaaagAATTACATCCGAGcggtaactgctcgcggtgtaaaacaatttacttttaatatttggatattataatacttgtaaTATATTACAACATCCTATCCGCATGACTGagcttagcatagtacttttgtttgatttaacaaaattttgaaaaatactctaagtactgtagcatgcttttaCTTAAATTGCTCGTGTGTTTATATATActtgtcgatatggtttgcttgctagataccttatatgtcccccaagtgattgaggagctttaggtcctcggtcacttgccttgaccaagacctgttcgaacattactgctcgtaatagACATTTATAacaaatgataatatagcaaaacaacacacgtaatgagcaaatacttgtaataaatacaatagttggcaagattgactggctgcgtacaatcccttttatttctcataataaatggacaatcgtgtctatacgagtgatcaaaaatatgatcttacacttataagcaatcagTCACaagattgactaacccttgttcataaacttgtaaaaagtaaaattgatacaagccaattctttaagaataattgtttattgatagtacttgtgcatgtgttctccattccaatagtgaggaatgagatctccatttaagcgagtaagtttataagtgcctggatggaggacttcttcgatttggtacggtccttcccaattaggtccaagtactcatGCAGattgatcgcgggtgttaaggaaaactcttctaagtactagatctcctacattaaactttctttcgcatactttagagttaaaataccgggcgaccttttgctaggttgctactcggagttgggcttgctcgcgcctttcatcgactaaatccaaagattccatcaataactggctattagtgtcttgatcgtatgccatccttcgatgtgatggtggatctaattcaacaagaaacatagcctcatatccataagccaaggaaaatggagtatggcctgttgctgttcgatgcgacgttctatatgaccagaggacttcaagcAACAGCTCTGGCCAtgtcccctttgcttcttcaagccttttcttcagagtaccttttagtgtcttgttgatagcctcaacttgtccattttcctgcggatgagctactgaagaaaagcttttgataatcccatgcaattcgcaaaaatccgtgaacagatcactatcaaattgcgtgtcgttgtctgagaaaatttttcttggcaattcgtagcgacacactatgttcttgattacaaaatccagcactttcttggtcgttatggttgccagtggctcagcttcagcccactttATGAAGTAGTCAACGGCTACCACGACATatttgacgttgccttttcctgtgggcaaagacccaatcaaatctattccccacactgtGAATGGCCATGAGCTTTGCATCTGCTTCAGCTCAATAGGGGCTGCTCATGgcatcttggagaatctctgacacttgtcacatttttgaacAAAGTTCaatgagtcttcattcattgttggacagaagtacccttgccttaggatttttttttataaactctgccccccagcgtgatccccgcagaaaccttcatggacttctcgcattaattctttggccttttctttagaGACAAACCTTAGGaatggcattgagtaccctcttctcTATAAAATTTCTTCGACTAGGATAAATCGAGTGGATTGcctctggagggctcttgctttgtttttGTCTGTCGGCAGCACTCCGTGCATTAAGTACTCAATGaagggtgccatccacgtatctgctGCCTAaattaccagagaggtttcttctgctttgatgcttggtgcggacagcCGTTCAACAAGcactatattcagggtgtcagcatcctttgcacttgctaatttggccaaagcatcagcgtttgagttctggtcgcaaggtacttgctagagagtgtatttttcaaattgcgccaacaaatcctttgctttgttcaagtaagcaaccatcttcagactttgggcttgatattctccagtaatttgattaaccaccaactgggagtcactatagatttcaagtgactttatgttcatgtccctggctaatcgtaaacctgcgagcagcgcttcatactcggcttcattattGGACATTGTGAAGttgaacctgattgcgcagtggaatcaATGTTCTTCATGCGTTACCAAAACCACTTCAGCTCCAGCGTGGTGCTCGTTAGAAGAgccgtctgtaaacaacttcccagagggagtttggctttgaggctcgGGCTCTTCTATATGTTCACTGTCTGTAAGCCTAGTGAGCTCTGCGACAAAGTCTACTAATGCTTATCCTTTTATTGCTGTTCGTGGTgagtaagaaatatcaaactggccaagttcaactgcccatttcaataatcgaccagtagcttctggcttttgcagaacttgccataAGGGCTAGTTGGTTAGTactatgatggggtgagcttgaaagtatggccacaactttctggaggctaagatcaagcaataggctaatttttcaatgggcggataccgcagttttgctcctattagccttttgcttaaataatatacaactttttgcacattttcctcctctcttaccaagactgcactagcagcgtattctgtgaccgccaaatagatgaacaaagtttcctttttaACTGGCTTAGATAGAATTggtggctgcgacatatgagactttaaatcctggaaagcctgctcgcactcctctgttcactcgaatttcttattgcctctaagtagattaaaaaatgggacgcacttgtccgttgagtTGGAGATAAATCTATTTAGAGCGGCTATCCTCCcgattaaactttgaacatcttttatctttgttggtgatttcatatcgaccagggccttgatcttttcgggatttgCTTCAATACcgcgtgagttcactataaatccgaAAAATTTCCTTGAtctaactccgaaggaacacttgaggggattcagcttcatctgatatttgttcaagatgttgaagcactcttgcaggtcccatacgtgttcttctgccttcttcgacttaaccagcatgtcatcaacatatacttccatgtttgtactgataagctctttgaacatgtgattgactaatcgctggtaagtcgcaccactgtttttcaaaccgaagggcattactttgtaacaataaagccctgtatcggtccaaaagctagtgtgatcctcatcaggtgggtgcatactgatctgattgtacccagagtatgcatccatgaatgataggatctcgtgccctgaagtggcatcgaccagctaatcgatccttgggagcgggaaacaatcttttgggcaggctttattaaggtccataaaatccacgcatgttctccatttgaCATTCGGCTTGCGTACTAGTACGAGATTAgaaacccacgatggataaaacgctaccctgatgaatccgttccCCTTTAGCTTCtagacttcttcctttaaagatTTTGATccatctttgtcgagcagccttagtttctgttgtactggtggaaaacttctatctatgttcaggacatggctgataactgctgggtcaattccaaccatatctttatgcaaccaggcaaagacttcctggtttttcttcaaaaattccaccagcttttgttttgttgttgtctctaagttttttctgactttcacaaccctggtcagatctttcccattgagttggacctcctcgaggtcctcgattGGTTCTACttcctcatcaaaatccccaaagcgaggatctaaatccctatcctcactttgggcaacaccctatttggtgacgcacTCACCCGGTTGGGCTTGTATTTCATCGGCCAACAACAACTCTTTTTCAGCGACTTCCCTCGATCTACCTTTCTTCACCTTAGTAATTGAGGAATTATAGAATTCCCTCACTTCTCgttggttccccaacacgcatcctacccccgcgtcagttgggaacttcatggcgaggtgccagaccgaggttacaGCTCGTAGGTCAACTAGAATGggtcttccaatcacaacattgtacgcggaaggacaatcaactactttaaaagtagtgagtaatgtcctgttcgcaggtgcagTCCCTACTGTAACCAGAATCCTAATCGACCTTGTTGgccgagcccttcgccagaaaaaccataaatggtttggttgcatggctctaggtcctttacTAACAATTTCATTCTCTCTAATGAAGATTTGTACaagatattcactgagctccctatgtcaactaacaccctcttaaccatcatgttggctatctggacgtccacgaccagagggttCGAATgagggaatcggacatgctgagcgtTAAGCTCAGAGAAAGTAATTAGCTCTTCCTTTGTTCGACCTTTTTTGGGAGATCGTTCCTCCACATTCAACATTTTGATGTTctggtcatggcgtaaggtccgagcgtatcgttcccttaccttttccattgccattgggtttatctgacctgTTGGCGGCTCTAGCAGGATCttcttttggtcccttgtcttttgcaggcgacttcccttcattggcaatcaccTCTTCGAGCTTAATGTACCGGTTTGCTCGATCAAGGAATTCCTGAGTACTTTTTACCTTATTCTTCCTTAAACTATTCCAGAGGGGAGAGTGGCACCTCATTCCAGtagtaagggccatcattttcccttcatcgccaactgtttttgctccagctgctgctcgcataaaatgctggacgtactcctttaaggattctccctcattctggcgtatttcaaccagctggttggcttcagttgggtgaacacgaccagcatagaactgcccgtagaattctttcacgaacatttcccatgacactatgctggCAGGAGGGagtttaaaaaaccactcctgagtggtgtcagatagggtggccggaaagatcctgcagcgagcatcatctgacaccttctggatgttcATTTGTATCTTGAACTTATTTACGTGAGAAACTGGGTCCCCATATATCTATCGAAGTTGGGCAATAtcggcatcttaaacttgctgggggtttctgcctctactattctttgtatgaatggagtgcctcttctccgatcatactcgatatGGGATGTTTGGCTCCCCACCAGTTGTTGGACGACCTGATTTAatgcatcgatttgagcctgtaCGGCGTTTGGGATCGCTGGGGCAACTGGTgtcggaggagcgtactcattgtGCCTTTCGCGCTTgtcgttgagcacatccctcaagtcgtcttctctgcgcctttgctcgctagcacCTAACCGATAAAAAATGTTAggctgcctaggctgccccccagcgtgctGGCTCGCATACttgttttctcttggtggggggttcctttctccacctttttctccttgcccttgaccagcattccctctgccggAATCAGCTTCGTTGTAATCGTGGCCGTCTTTGAAACGTGACTGGCTGGTCACACTATTTCCTATTCTACCTAGCATctctcgagcgtcagggggaggcttgCGTTGGTCGGTGTGTCCCCgagcattattatgccgtggggggcccttgACCGCAGATCCTAACTCGGCATGCCTTCTATTagtagaaggacgttgccccctgctcggtggatttggctcctcAGCCGTTGGGTGTCTACGGCTTCGaggaggctgcccggccctattctacctttgACGCTGGGCGTTATCTCTACCAGCGCaagaaggtggctgctgctcaggatcctgaaatgggatatcctgttgagcagcaggcgattgctctggcctttgagggcttgtcggCTAAAGCGGAGGACTTGGGTTTGAgccttgttgtggtggtgcacttggtggccaATCCAGTTGAGAAGTCGGTGCAGCTTGTCCTCGGgtcaattgaatggctgcttccagGGCGGCAGTGGCGTCTCTTTGCCGACGATCCATGTCCGTCtaccgctcattcaactcttggcgTTGACGTTCGATTTCCCTATGCTGCAATGCCAACGTCTCagccgcattctcttgattggccctcagattggcccttagattggccaactcctcttgcaacacactcaatgttgtcctcagggtttcagaatccatttcctcttcttcaaaatccaactgtggttcatcttcagccacatttggtggaggaggctgggtggatgtCGCGCCAGAAGTCTATCCCGTCTTCCTGGTTGTTttagccatttgattttcttgataGTCTAGAATTTGTTTCTCAAtgagagcaccaaaatgttgacccccaaattggtcaacaacacggagtcagataaacaatataaaaggaaattaaaaccagaagaaattcaaatggaaaagtaaatgacacaaacgatttatagtggttcgaccccaattgaatggtaatgacctacatctaCTTAGTGTTCTTCTTAATGTAAAGTCCCAATACTGTgatcagtgaactagggttcacgagtttcacaagccttgggagaattacaactttggTGAATAATCACTCTCTAATTTTCTCTCAGGATTCAAAGATcgaaaagtcaaaagtccctttccttgagccctttgattcttatttataggctcaagaaggttacatgggccaatgggccttaattacaattaatactTGCGTATCTAGgcaataaaaaaattacatttaatgcATAATTATAGAACTGCATAAATAAGGgaaagtatgcgaccaggctggtcgcacataagtatgatgcttgTTAAACCAATAACTTTCTAGTCGATGGCCGAGCAAGATTTATTCATTTAAAGCCGCCATGTGTCTGTCACGCgtaggtcaatcctgccacgtcatcatgggctgtttttgggtaaacatagcTCTTATTTGCTTCAATAGATGTCCTGATCTGTTATTTATGTGtttatgactaatgttatgattgcaGGATATAATTAATGACTTAGATCTATGTGTGATCTGTAGTATGACTATGATATAGAATGGATTATGACTTTGAATTCtgttataattatggtatttcaCGTGACATTGTTTGTTATGAGCTTATGGTTGATTTTTGTATGATTTgctgtgtattttcctt
The genomic region above belongs to Humulus lupulus chromosome 1, drHumLupu1.1, whole genome shotgun sequence and contains:
- the LOC133830212 gene encoding uncharacterized protein LOC133830212, whose protein sequence is MELRAASMASVTDIEKSVKELVTENNLWLVGLLAPHQDVRESTARSATGGGVPEQHQDLSQPPRRRTMRVTIREPSSTPRAAVAPAPPGKGKQKESEHPEPILESSDENVMSAEDLFDLYNELEPAAPPSKKKGSRQHHGESSSNPLTKKVRTADPPMPAPSKETTPPPAPIDRTSPPAPVNQTHPPAPVNQPPPALADQTPPDQTGEDLTNIVLSSAKDTLTKLSRHRCSREAIIGTDSMEVDQIINRALNEVLSGVLTMSASWRRLGALTAQYEKRLGEQLKASEDRHAEELEASKARHAEALKMAEAKYTKQLEAAKKKNAELLKQKGKLVEELKQHQATLIKAIKTKEKYKEASLLNFKEASKLQDDLVIRRKETESYLSERMRQTEINRCLARLEEEERVRVPGSPEISLATGIKGVDEEIGASVDQQTPQDPPAS